From Pontibacter actiniarum, a single genomic window includes:
- a CDS encoding OmpA family protein gives MKRAIYTITLLLAAASAQAQTPIKQAREEIADVTLLGEHLLIYTKKEDQGQYLYREEKGSGHAEKDPQLNAGTVNTAVGTNAAGNELYVYQQSGRRSGRIAVYRLENGAFTKTEERKAPRFLNHSPNLGMHLSEDRKRLLITAELAKSEGYDDLYLSEWQNGRWSKPKNLGKEVNSRAAEFAPYVSGDSLFFSRKQGEAAYVYTVPLREGGTPAGEPVKLKGQVNREGAFNAYYKKAGEQELWVSAAADSYVAYLTEKEAPKAEPSEEPAAETVAAAGPAVASGTATAAGPVSEDAVLQLTYGFNQVYMNEESEKQLRSFLEALPNGAAIFVEGFSDAQGPEAGKVSVSRQRAAFVKWYILNKFNHKSFKTKTGSEVLQQVGEQARRVELKVQ, from the coding sequence ATGAAAAGAGCAATTTACACCATAACTCTGTTGCTGGCCGCGGCCTCCGCGCAGGCGCAGACACCCATCAAGCAAGCCAGGGAGGAAATAGCGGACGTGACCCTGCTGGGCGAGCACCTGCTGATCTACACGAAGAAGGAAGACCAGGGCCAGTACCTGTACCGCGAAGAGAAGGGAAGCGGCCACGCCGAGAAGGATCCCCAGCTCAACGCCGGCACTGTTAACACCGCGGTGGGCACCAACGCGGCGGGCAACGAGCTGTACGTTTACCAGCAGAGCGGGCGCCGCTCGGGCCGCATTGCCGTGTACCGGCTGGAGAACGGGGCCTTCACCAAAACGGAGGAGCGCAAAGCACCCCGCTTCCTTAACCACTCCCCCAACCTGGGCATGCACCTCTCGGAAGACAGGAAGCGCCTGCTCATTACAGCGGAGCTGGCCAAATCCGAAGGCTACGACGACCTGTACCTGAGTGAGTGGCAGAACGGCAGGTGGAGCAAGCCCAAGAACCTGGGCAAGGAGGTAAACAGCCGCGCCGCGGAATTTGCCCCCTACGTGTCGGGCGACTCGCTCTTCTTCTCGCGCAAGCAGGGAGAGGCGGCCTATGTGTACACCGTGCCGCTCCGGGAAGGCGGTACCCCTGCCGGAGAGCCCGTGAAGCTGAAGGGGCAGGTTAACCGCGAGGGCGCCTTCAACGCCTACTACAAAAAGGCTGGGGAGCAGGAGCTGTGGGTGTCTGCCGCCGCAGATAGCTACGTAGCTTACCTGACGGAGAAGGAGGCGCCGAAAGCGGAGCCTTCCGAGGAGCCGGCAGCAGAAACTGTAGCCGCCGCCGGGCCAGCCGTGGCGTCGGGCACAGCCACAGCGGCCGGGCCGGTTTCTGAAGATGCGGTGCTCCAGCTTACCTACGGCTTTAACCAGGTGTATATGAACGAGGAGTCGGAAAAACAGCTGCGGAGCTTTCTGGAGGCGCTGCCAAACGGTGCGGCCATCTTTGTGGAGGGCTTTTCCGACGCGCAGGGCCCCGAGGCGGGCAAGGTCAGCGTCAGCCGCCAGCGCGCCGCCTTCGTCAAGTGGTACATCCTCAACAAATTCAACCATAAGAGCTTTAAGACAAAGACCGGCAGTGAGGTACTGCAGCAGGTGGGTGAGCAGGCAAGGCGTGTGGAGCTAAAAGTACAGTAG
- a CDS encoding aspartate aminotransferase family protein, protein MSMRQLFLQNVAQTSDFPLMIEVEKAEGVYMYGSKGERYLDLISGIGVSNVGHRHPRVLKAIQEQLDKYLHLMVYGEFVQAPQAMLAQAITSTLPERLNNVYFLNSGTEAVEGALKLAKRYTGRTELISCRNAYHGSTQGALSVNGSEGFKNAFRPLLPDVRHIRFNHLPDLQDITTRTAAVIIETVQGEAGVRVATDGYLQHLRERCTEVGALLILDEIQNGFGRTGTFWAFEQFGIEPDILLCAKGMGGGMPIGAFIAPQEIMAAFKTDPILGHCTTFGGHPVSCAASLATLQTILEDKLLEGVARKAELFRELLVHPRIKELRQCGLMMAAEFESFEVLKAVIDRAILNGVLTDWFLFCDNSMRIAPPLVITEDEIREACAVILKSIDEATAALD, encoded by the coding sequence ATTTCGATGAGGCAATTATTTCTGCAGAATGTGGCGCAGACATCAGACTTTCCGCTGATGATTGAAGTAGAGAAGGCAGAGGGTGTGTACATGTACGGCAGCAAGGGCGAGCGCTACCTTGACCTGATCTCCGGCATTGGCGTGAGTAACGTAGGGCACCGCCACCCGCGCGTGTTGAAGGCCATACAGGAGCAACTGGACAAATACCTGCACCTGATGGTGTACGGAGAGTTTGTGCAGGCCCCGCAGGCCATGCTGGCGCAGGCTATCACCAGCACCCTGCCTGAGCGGCTCAACAATGTGTACTTCCTAAACTCCGGCACGGAGGCCGTGGAAGGCGCTCTGAAGCTGGCCAAACGCTACACCGGCCGTACCGAGCTTATTTCCTGCCGGAACGCCTACCATGGCTCCACACAGGGAGCTCTGTCAGTAAACGGAAGCGAAGGCTTTAAGAACGCATTCCGCCCGTTGCTGCCCGATGTGCGGCACATCCGCTTTAACCACCTCCCCGACCTGCAGGACATTACCACCCGCACTGCCGCCGTTATCATAGAAACGGTACAGGGCGAGGCCGGCGTACGCGTAGCAACAGACGGTTACCTGCAGCACCTGCGGGAGCGCTGCACAGAGGTGGGCGCCCTGCTGATACTGGACGAGATACAGAACGGCTTTGGCCGCACCGGCACTTTCTGGGCCTTTGAGCAGTTCGGCATTGAGCCGGATATACTTCTGTGTGCCAAAGGAATGGGCGGCGGAATGCCTATCGGTGCTTTTATAGCTCCCCAGGAGATTATGGCTGCCTTCAAAACCGACCCTATACTGGGCCACTGCACGACCTTCGGCGGCCACCCTGTCAGCTGCGCCGCCTCCCTGGCGACCCTGCAAACCATACTGGAGGATAAACTACTGGAGGGAGTTGCCCGCAAAGCCGAACTGTTCCGGGAGCTGCTGGTGCACCCGCGCATTAAGGAGCTCCGCCAGTGCGGCCTGATGATGGCCGCAGAGTTCGAGAGCTTTGAGGTGCTCAAAGCCGTCATCGACAGGGCCATCCTCAATGGTGTGCTTACAGACTGGTTCCTGTTCTGCGACAACTCCATGCGCATTGCGCCGCCGCTGGTGATTACCGAAGACGAGATTCGTGAAGCCTGCGCGGTTATCCTTAAGTCCATTGATGAGGCAACGGCGGCTTTGGATTAG
- a CDS encoding Ig-like domain-containing protein, protein MGSGTGSFSGQIAGLAANTTYYIRSYAINSAGTAYGNQVSFKTTDGSGPLTLLPTIDTSFDNAGSYPSDPSCYVGYTPEYGQQTAALKFSLTPVTGTVTSAKLRLYVNLKNGSNVFAKVWSSTDETWTSSITSPPAQDQALGQVAVTTAGNWIEIDVTDYIDAKVKDSKVASLVVTGNTSLNPGEVYFNSMERTTSQPQLVIVTGSALSSNANLSNIALSKGTLTPTFTEGTVNYTAQLPYETESLTITPTLADANATLKVQGTDVASGTAHYVTLNIGSNAIPVVVTAQDGTKKTYSVSITRAAPSANADLAGLSLNNGVLFPAFSSGVTSYAANVGTSVSSVSVTPTAADNTATVTVNGSPISSVSASAPIALQVGSNTITTVVTAQNGTTRTYTTTVNRSIFPLHTLPFNGTDQYVAVPNTAALEFTAGTIEMWVQPDWAANTKGANPCLISERSSSGTRFSLHMENSLQGIGIWNNSQYLTRPYNFVRGQWYHIAAVIGASSTEFFVNGASIGSVNISMNSFKKGDDLKIGASVTNSNSEYFKGAMDEVRIWNTARTASQIHGNMGTAINPASTGLVAYFPVDEGVTSQANAVTRRLTDYSANALHGTLYNYFLSSNANLSNLTLSAGSLSPAFAANTTSYTTTVGNKVTSLSLTPTVADARATVTVNGTATLSGSAVAIPLNVGSNTAAIAVRAENGTTQTYTLTITRAPNAAPVLTLVSPSLATIHEDHHNHQGYQVASILGSSFYDADQGMQVGMAITGASSEKGNWLYSTDNGTTWTTTGAFSVSAARLLRPQDWVKFLPDGKNGVTATITYKAWDQTVGSAGGTANTSVSGGSSAFSTATDQATLTVTDVNDAPVLSGGPYSFPNIEGNTQSAGKAISAILDAMVYNEVDENDTRGIAVTGTTGSGWQYSADGTTWRNVGTVAPTSALLLSDASFLRYAAGTNGETATIAFRAWDRTIGSPSSNTLRATAGVSSNGGTTAFSTGTAQATITVNESTTVASITRTSLSPSRAASVGYTVTFADPVTGLDVSDFTLATTGLTGAFIESMSGAGAVYTVTVNTGSGDGILRLDFTGITGISPHARTPYTSGDVYSLDKTAPTGTLAINNGAAYTNTAEVALSITATDGTGTGVTGARFLNEGGTPTEWEPVTAGKTWSLPGGDGSKTVSMELKDAAGNVSLVSSTIFYDTTQPGVTVTSNAPASLSGMFSVAINFTESVTGFEQADVTVSNGTLQGFTAVSPRQYVAFVVPSAEGEVAIYVAAHVAQDAATNGNLASTPLTRIYDTTSPSVEVVATAATQVNKAFEVQVNFSEPVNNFTLSDVTVTNGSAGAFAKQDEAHYTLTVTPASTGKVLVYVAANAAEDAAHNSNEASNILTRFYDNVRPEITLHTTAGSPVNAAFELSIEFSEAVTGFSAADLQVTNGTAGDFTAVSDQVYTALITPGANGTVQISVAEHAAEDAATNGNQASNLLTLLYDASQPAVTLNSNAPAALNGDFNVGVSFTEDVTGFTAADVTVANGAVSSFTKTNAREYEVMIAPAADGEVSVSVAANVAADVAKNSNTASNTLTRHYDATKPTLQLASTASSPVNTGFEVHVNFSEPVAGFDLTDVAVANGAASMFTQADAAHYTVFVTPTTDGEVTVSVAASAARDNAANESEAAQPLTIRYDGTRPAVTLTATAANPGNTAIGVTVEFSEAVSGLDAADFTVTNGSATALTKVGETKYTAVISPAADGEVSISMAANIAADAAANGNTASNTITLQYDATAPAGYAIAFNTGRMDVSNAGSMAVAVTGAEPGTTYFYTIESNQGGTPVSGTAAVATEAFTIDAPDLTGLSDGTLTVSLYLVDAAGNKGAAATAQVTKIMRDVAAVATPAALQVPIRTGFANAGLPATVEVTYTTGEKEAVQVNWQEGNYNGLVAGAYTLTGELELKPMTTNLSGHTASITVAVQPNKAPTAIALSNAAFGPGTAPADVIGEFSTADADDPAAPLYQEHVYTLANGEGDTDNSLFEIRGKELHLKSNNGLSGKVDYSIRVRSTDPYQNTFEQVFTLKKTAYQVPKEELRIVNAFSPNGDGVNDNWTIPELRFYNQVHIQVFDRSGVRVFETTDPETGWNGRSTDGQILKGPFLYIVEVRDINWVKRGVVTILSK, encoded by the coding sequence ATGGGCAGCGGCACAGGCTCTTTTTCCGGACAGATAGCAGGACTTGCAGCAAATACCACCTATTACATCCGTTCTTACGCGATCAACTCTGCAGGTACAGCTTATGGCAATCAGGTGTCATTTAAGACAACGGATGGTTCAGGGCCGCTTACACTTTTACCAACCATAGACACCTCCTTTGATAATGCTGGTTCATATCCATCTGACCCCAGTTGCTATGTTGGGTATACTCCTGAATACGGTCAGCAAACGGCAGCCCTCAAGTTTTCATTGACACCTGTGACTGGCACAGTAACCTCTGCCAAACTGAGGCTATATGTAAATTTAAAAAACGGAAGCAATGTTTTTGCCAAAGTATGGTCATCTACAGATGAAACATGGACCTCCTCCATTACTTCCCCACCCGCTCAAGATCAAGCTTTAGGCCAAGTAGCTGTTACCACAGCTGGTAATTGGATTGAGATAGATGTGACAGATTATATCGATGCCAAAGTGAAAGACAGTAAGGTAGCTTCATTGGTCGTTACAGGAAACACTTCACTGAACCCTGGTGAGGTGTACTTTAACTCAATGGAGAGGACCACAAGCCAGCCTCAGTTGGTTATAGTGACGGGCAGTGCTCTTTCCTCTAACGCTAACCTATCAAACATAGCACTATCCAAGGGTACCCTTACCCCCACCTTTACGGAAGGAACGGTGAACTACACCGCTCAGCTTCCATATGAAACGGAAAGTTTAACGATCACGCCAACCCTTGCCGATGCCAACGCGACTTTAAAAGTACAAGGCACTGACGTAGCTAGCGGAACAGCGCATTATGTTACTTTAAACATAGGCTCCAACGCTATCCCAGTAGTAGTTACCGCACAGGATGGAACAAAAAAGACCTATTCTGTCTCAATAACTCGTGCTGCTCCTTCAGCCAACGCAGACCTAGCAGGTTTATCACTGAATAACGGTGTACTCTTCCCTGCGTTTTCTTCTGGTGTTACCAGTTATGCAGCAAACGTTGGCACTAGCGTCTCATCGGTTTCTGTTACACCCACAGCCGCTGACAATACAGCAACAGTTACCGTGAATGGCTCGCCGATAAGCAGCGTAAGCGCTTCGGCGCCCATCGCTCTTCAAGTAGGTAGCAACACTATTACAACGGTGGTTACGGCACAGAACGGTACGACAAGAACATACACTACTACAGTAAACCGCAGTATATTCCCACTGCACACCTTACCCTTCAACGGAACCGACCAATATGTTGCCGTGCCAAACACCGCTGCACTTGAGTTCACGGCTGGCACCATCGAAATGTGGGTGCAGCCAGATTGGGCTGCAAATACGAAAGGGGCCAACCCCTGCCTTATCTCCGAAAGGTCATCCAGCGGAACAAGATTCAGCCTGCACATGGAGAACAGCCTGCAGGGCATCGGTATCTGGAACAATAGCCAGTACCTCACCCGCCCTTACAATTTTGTAAGGGGGCAGTGGTACCACATAGCGGCGGTAATTGGCGCCAGCTCTACAGAGTTTTTCGTTAATGGCGCCTCCATCGGGTCTGTCAACATAAGTATGAACTCCTTTAAAAAAGGGGATGACCTAAAAATTGGTGCTTCGGTGACAAATTCGAATAGCGAGTACTTTAAAGGCGCTATGGACGAAGTCCGCATCTGGAACACGGCCCGAACGGCAAGCCAGATACACGGTAACATGGGCACCGCTATAAACCCGGCCAGCACAGGCTTAGTGGCATACTTCCCGGTTGATGAAGGCGTCACAAGCCAGGCGAATGCCGTAACAAGAAGGCTTACCGACTACTCTGCAAACGCTTTGCACGGGACGCTGTACAACTACTTCTTGTCATCCAACGCCAACCTGTCAAACCTGACGCTATCTGCCGGCTCCCTCTCCCCTGCCTTCGCCGCCAATACAACGAGCTACACTACTACCGTGGGCAACAAGGTTACAAGCCTTAGCCTGACCCCGACAGTTGCGGACGCAAGGGCAACTGTGACGGTAAATGGTACTGCTACGCTAAGCGGAAGCGCTGTAGCTATCCCGCTAAACGTGGGCAGCAACACGGCAGCCATTGCTGTTAGGGCAGAAAACGGCACGACTCAAACCTACACGCTAACAATTACCAGGGCACCTAACGCTGCGCCCGTACTAACACTGGTAAGCCCCTCGCTGGCGACCATTCATGAAGATCACCATAACCACCAGGGGTATCAGGTGGCTTCTATCCTTGGCAGCTCTTTTTACGATGCAGACCAGGGGATGCAGGTAGGCATGGCAATCACGGGGGCCTCCTCCGAAAAAGGCAACTGGCTCTACTCCACTGACAACGGCACTACCTGGACAACGACCGGGGCCTTCAGTGTTTCTGCTGCCCGCCTTCTCCGCCCGCAGGACTGGGTTAAGTTCCTGCCGGACGGCAAGAACGGCGTTACAGCGACCATCACCTACAAAGCCTGGGACCAGACAGTGGGTTCTGCCGGAGGAACTGCCAACACAAGTGTGAGTGGCGGCTCAAGCGCTTTCTCTACGGCAACAGACCAGGCCACGCTCACGGTAACCGACGTGAACGATGCGCCTGTGCTCAGCGGGGGGCCTTATAGCTTCCCTAACATAGAGGGCAATACGCAATCCGCCGGAAAGGCCATTTCTGCCATCCTGGATGCCATGGTGTACAATGAGGTGGATGAGAACGACACAAGAGGCATTGCGGTTACCGGTACAACCGGCAGTGGCTGGCAGTATTCGGCAGACGGAACCACCTGGAGAAACGTAGGTACTGTTGCCCCGACGTCGGCTCTGCTCTTAAGCGATGCCTCCTTCTTGCGCTACGCAGCGGGCACAAACGGTGAGACGGCTACGATTGCCTTCCGCGCCTGGGACAGAACCATTGGAAGCCCCTCATCAAACACTTTGCGCGCGACAGCCGGCGTCTCCAGCAACGGGGGCACGACAGCCTTCTCAACGGGTACAGCACAGGCCACCATCACCGTAAATGAGTCCACAACTGTAGCCTCTATTACCCGCACATCCCTTAGCCCAAGCCGTGCCGCCTCTGTAGGCTACACCGTTACCTTCGCCGACCCGGTTACAGGGCTGGATGTTTCTGACTTTACACTCGCTACAACAGGCCTCACGGGTGCCTTCATAGAAAGCATGTCCGGGGCAGGGGCAGTTTACACTGTAACCGTAAACACCGGAAGCGGTGACGGTATACTTCGCCTCGACTTCACCGGCATCACCGGAATAAGCCCGCACGCCCGCACGCCCTATACTTCCGGCGATGTGTACAGCCTCGACAAAACGGCACCTACAGGCACCCTTGCCATCAACAACGGCGCCGCTTACACGAACACGGCAGAGGTGGCCCTAAGTATAACAGCTACCGATGGTACAGGCACAGGAGTTACGGGAGCCCGCTTCCTGAATGAAGGCGGCACCCCAACCGAATGGGAACCTGTAACAGCCGGCAAAACCTGGAGCCTGCCAGGCGGCGATGGAAGCAAGACCGTCAGCATGGAACTGAAGGACGCGGCCGGCAACGTATCGCTCGTTAGCAGCACCATCTTTTATGACACGACCCAGCCAGGCGTAACCGTTACCAGCAATGCACCAGCCTCCCTTAGCGGAATGTTCAGCGTAGCCATCAACTTTACAGAGAGTGTTACCGGGTTTGAGCAGGCGGATGTAACCGTTTCCAACGGCACCCTGCAAGGCTTTACCGCCGTCAGCCCCCGCCAATACGTTGCCTTCGTAGTACCTTCTGCGGAGGGTGAAGTGGCCATCTATGTTGCCGCCCACGTCGCACAGGACGCCGCCACCAACGGTAACCTTGCATCCACACCGCTGACCCGCATTTACGATACCACAAGTCCTTCCGTAGAAGTGGTTGCCACAGCGGCTACCCAGGTTAACAAGGCTTTTGAGGTACAGGTTAACTTTTCGGAGCCTGTCAACAATTTCACACTGTCGGATGTGACAGTCACCAATGGCAGCGCCGGCGCCTTTGCCAAGCAGGACGAAGCCCACTACACCCTGACAGTAACACCGGCCTCAACCGGCAAGGTACTGGTGTACGTGGCCGCCAACGCCGCGGAGGATGCCGCGCACAACAGCAACGAAGCGTCAAACATCCTTACCCGCTTCTACGACAACGTACGCCCGGAGATCACGCTACACACAACAGCCGGCAGCCCTGTTAACGCCGCTTTCGAGTTAAGCATAGAATTCTCGGAGGCCGTAACCGGCTTTTCCGCAGCAGACCTGCAGGTAACAAACGGAACAGCGGGAGACTTTACTGCAGTGAGCGACCAGGTATACACAGCCCTGATCACTCCTGGCGCGAATGGCACAGTGCAAATCTCTGTTGCAGAGCATGCAGCCGAGGACGCGGCCACGAACGGCAACCAGGCTTCTAACCTCCTGACGCTTCTTTACGACGCCTCGCAGCCGGCTGTAACGCTTAACAGCAACGCTCCTGCCGCACTCAACGGCGACTTCAACGTGGGAGTATCTTTCACAGAGGACGTGACGGGCTTTACAGCAGCGGATGTGACTGTGGCAAACGGTGCGGTCAGCAGCTTCACCAAAACAAATGCCCGGGAGTACGAGGTCATGATCGCCCCGGCTGCCGACGGTGAGGTAAGCGTTTCGGTGGCAGCTAATGTAGCAGCGGATGTTGCCAAAAACAGCAATACGGCCTCCAACACCCTTACCCGACACTACGATGCCACCAAACCTACACTACAGCTGGCAAGCACGGCCTCAAGCCCTGTAAACACAGGCTTTGAAGTACACGTTAATTTCTCCGAGCCTGTCGCAGGGTTTGACCTAACAGACGTAGCCGTTGCAAACGGCGCAGCCTCAATGTTCACGCAGGCAGACGCGGCGCACTACACTGTTTTTGTTACGCCAACGACAGACGGTGAAGTAACTGTCTCAGTTGCCGCCAGCGCGGCACGGGATAACGCTGCAAACGAAAGCGAGGCAGCCCAGCCGCTCACCATACGCTACGACGGCACACGCCCTGCCGTAACACTGACCGCGACAGCCGCCAACCCGGGCAACACCGCCATCGGGGTAACGGTGGAGTTCAGCGAAGCCGTGAGCGGGTTGGATGCAGCGGATTTCACCGTTACCAACGGATCGGCTACCGCTTTGACGAAAGTAGGCGAGACGAAGTATACTGCTGTGATTTCACCTGCCGCGGACGGCGAAGTGAGTATTTCCATGGCAGCGAACATCGCAGCGGATGCAGCCGCAAACGGCAACACCGCCTCCAACACCATCACGCTGCAGTACGATGCCACAGCCCCTGCCGGCTACGCCATCGCCTTCAACACCGGCCGCATGGATGTTAGCAACGCCGGCAGCATGGCCGTGGCCGTGACGGGTGCGGAGCCTGGCACTACCTATTTCTACACGATTGAGAGCAACCAGGGCGGCACCCCAGTATCCGGTACGGCCGCTGTTGCGACAGAAGCCTTTACCATCGACGCCCCGGATCTGACCGGCCTCAGCGACGGCACCCTGACCGTTAGCCTCTACCTGGTGGATGCCGCCGGGAACAAAGGTGCCGCGGCCACGGCGCAGGTGACCAAGATCATGCGCGACGTTGCCGCTGTGGCGACGCCTGCCGCACTGCAGGTGCCTATCCGCACGGGCTTCGCCAACGCTGGCCTGCCAGCAACGGTGGAAGTAACCTATACTACCGGTGAGAAGGAAGCAGTTCAGGTAAACTGGCAGGAAGGCAACTACAACGGTTTGGTGGCCGGCGCTTACACCCTGACGGGCGAGCTGGAGCTGAAGCCGATGACCACGAACCTGAGCGGCCACACGGCCAGCATCACCGTGGCGGTACAGCCTAACAAGGCCCCTACCGCCATCGCGCTGAGTAACGCGGCCTTCGGCCCGGGCACCGCCCCTGCTGATGTGATCGGGGAGTTCTCTACCGCAGACGCCGATGACCCTGCCGCCCCGCTTTACCAGGAGCATGTGTACACGCTGGCAAACGGCGAAGGAGACACAGACAACAGCCTCTTCGAGATCCGTGGCAAAGAGCTTCACCTGAAATCCAACAACGGCCTGTCGGGTAAAGTGGACTACAGCATCCGTGTGCGCTCAACCGACCCTTACCAGAACACCTTTGAGCAGGTATTCACGCTGAAGAAGACGGCCTACCAGGTACCGAAGGAGGAGCTGAGGATCGTGAACGCCTTCTCTCCGAACGGCGACGGCGTGAACGACAACTGGACGATCCCGGAGCTGCGCTTCTACAACCAGGTGCACATTCAGGTGTTCGACCGCTCCGGCGTGCGCGTGTTCGAAACAACAGACCCGGAGACGGGCTGGAACGGGCGCAGCACCGATGGGCAGATACTGAAAGGGCCTTTCCTTTATATTGTGGAGGTGAGGGATATTAACTGGGTGAAAAGAGGCGTCGTGACAATCCTTAGCAAGTAA
- a CDS encoding PorP/SprF family type IX secretion system membrane protein has product MKKVTLTIAFILSVLGLQAQNRKHVANFPLFQQYFNPSLTGYEGSMLKTYYRNQWTGYEDAPKTIFASAELDLADIRAWQSDNTVKTAAQDTYDRQSGAAHAFGLALLRDEFGAFSETQVQLSYGMRVRLSDRLALRWGAAASYSANRLDGNMLTVDEEGDPMFQDYLGSVGKTGKADVSLGLTLTAQDYYLGYAMQDVTQGQLISTGDSYLEDTYARQHVVQAGYRRGLTEQLGVVANAVYRYDSYLGETVEGQLKGVFANTFWASAGYRKDLAYTLGAGARLSQFKVSYVYEAPVQDAAQVGRSTNELTLTYNLIPVKYPKYGKKVTMW; this is encoded by the coding sequence ATGAAAAAAGTAACCTTAACCATTGCATTCATCCTTTCTGTTCTGGGCCTGCAGGCCCAGAACAGAAAGCACGTGGCCAACTTCCCCCTGTTCCAGCAGTACTTTAACCCCTCGCTGACGGGCTATGAAGGCTCCATGCTCAAAACCTACTACCGCAACCAGTGGACCGGCTACGAGGATGCGCCGAAAACGATCTTCGCCTCCGCCGAGCTGGACCTGGCCGACATCAGGGCCTGGCAGAGCGACAACACCGTCAAGACCGCGGCACAGGACACCTACGACCGCCAGTCCGGCGCGGCGCACGCCTTCGGGCTGGCCCTGTTGCGCGACGAGTTCGGCGCCTTCTCCGAGACGCAGGTGCAGCTGAGCTACGGCATGCGTGTGCGCCTGTCCGACAGGCTGGCCCTGCGCTGGGGCGCTGCGGCCTCTTACAGCGCCAACCGCCTGGACGGCAACATGCTGACCGTGGACGAGGAAGGCGACCCGATGTTCCAGGACTACCTGGGCAGCGTGGGCAAAACAGGCAAGGCCGATGTTAGCCTGGGCCTGACGCTCACGGCCCAGGACTACTACCTGGGCTACGCCATGCAGGACGTGACACAGGGCCAGCTCATCAGCACCGGCGACAGCTACCTGGAGGACACCTACGCCCGCCAGCACGTGGTGCAGGCCGGCTACCGCAGAGGGCTTACCGAGCAGCTGGGCGTGGTGGCCAACGCCGTGTACCGCTACGACTCCTACCTGGGAGAGACGGTGGAGGGCCAGCTGAAGGGGGTGTTCGCCAACACCTTCTGGGCCAGCGCCGGCTACCGCAAGGACCTGGCCTACACCCTCGGGGCGGGCGCCAGGCTCAGCCAGTTTAAGGTGAGCTATGTGTACGAGGCACCGGTGCAGGACGCGGCGCAGGTTGGCCGCAGCACCAACGAGCTCACCCTGACCTATAACCTGATACCGGTCAAATACCCTAAGTACGGCAAGAAAGTAACCATGTGGTAA